The following proteins are co-located in the Vigna angularis cultivar LongXiaoDou No.4 chromosome 2, ASM1680809v1, whole genome shotgun sequence genome:
- the LOC128195231 gene encoding uncharacterized protein LOC128195231, with translation MEEEQHTRDLIAQMQAQIQAQARTIQAQTHAQQEMQRRHAEEITMLRAERGRVERSTQHSESTADRGNNQHNDNAGSRNQQPSRHTDPNDRGRREPSPLRTDRPSSLLPFTAIVMQAPMPEKNPPVLDKYDGSTDPDNHLRIFTNAMVFYTDSDPVMCRAFSLSLKDEALEWYNTLPPNTVDCFATVENLFKRQYASNRNQEVTPAELVNTKQEKGETLKAFMKRYMETARRVKEVSQSFIITTLPSCLKPGYFAEKLYARPPKTMEELQERIAEFIRMEDMRISQRKRQQETEASGGRKDGKRPFDNNGKSGEFSRTFKFNHYTPLNTPRAKVLEEALNAELLTLQTKPSPRYADERKRCHFHQNRGHTTEECITLKNEIERLVRAGHLRKYIQEARRSPERAYRKNERRRDYSRSPARHRERSVRGVIN, from the coding sequence atggaggAAGAGCAACACACCAGAGATTTGATAGCGCAGATGCAGGCGCAAATACAGGCACAGGCCAGAACCATACAAGCACAAACGCACGCACAACAGGAGATGCAGCGACGACACGCAGAGGAAATTACAATGTTGAGAGCAGAACGAGGTCGTGTCGAGCGGTCAACTCAACACTCGGAGTCCACAGCCGATCGGGGTAACAACCAACACAATGATAACGCTGGAAGTCGTAATCAGCAGCCATCTCGGCATACTGACCCGAACGATCGGGGAAGAAGGGAACCGTCCCCCTTACGAACCGATCGGCCCTCCAGTCTGCTCCCTTTCACTGCGATCGTCATGCAAGCTCCAATGCCAGAGAAGAACCCTCCTGTATTGGATAAGTACGATGGCTCGACAGACCCCGACAATCATCTCAGGATTTTCACCAATGCAATGGTGTTCTACACGGACAGTGATCCGGTTATGTGCAGAGCCTTCTCCTTATCACTCAAGGACGAAGCATTAGAGTGGTATAACACTCTTCCCCCAAacacagtggattgcttcgccACTGTGGAAAATCTTTTTAAAAGGCAATACGCCTCCAATCGTAATCAGGAAGTAACGCCAGCAGAATTGGTAAATACTAAGCAGGAAAAGggagaaactttgaaggcctttatgaaaaggtatatGGAAACTGCACGACGAGTCAAAGAGGTAAGTCAATCTTTTATCATCACCACTTTGCCTTCCTGTCTAAAACCAGGGTACTTTGCTGAGAAGTTGTATGCGCGACCCCCAAAAACAATGGAGGAGCTCCAAGAACGGATAGCCGAATTCATCCGCATGGAGGACATGCGAATTTCACAAAGAAAGCGACAACAAGAAACTGAGGCAAGTGGAGGTAGAAAGGACGGTAAACGACCGTTCGACAATAATGGTAAAAGCGGGGAGTTTTCCcgaacatttaaatttaatcattatacACCCCTCAACACACCTAGGGCAAAAGTTCTTGAAGAAGCTCTAAACGCTGAACTTCTCACACTCCAAACGAAACCATCTCCAAGATACGCAGATGAAAGGAAGCGCTGTCATTTTCATCAGAATCGTGGACATACTACAGAAGAATGCATTACGCTCAAAAACGAAATAGAACGTCTCGTTCGGGCAGGACACCTCCGTAAGTACATACAGGAAGCAAGAAGAAGTCCCGAACGAGCGTATCGGAAGAACGAACGAAGGCGAGACTATAGTCGTAGTCCTGCTCGCCATCGTGAACGATCGGTTCGCGGAGTTATAAACTGA